The genome window AACCTGCCCCCGCTCCCGGCCCCGCAGCCAGCCGACAACGATGCCGATGGCCGTCGCGGCTACCAGCGGCAGGCCGTAGTGGTAAATCTCAAGGTTCTTGAACTCGGGGGTCATGCCGTTCCACTGCACCCCGGAGTTGATCTGACTGGCGATGCCCCAGGCGGTCCATATCGAATAAAGCGCGGGGATCATCGCTGCCCATGCCACGAAATCCAGCGGGTGGCGGCCCTGCCCCGTGCCCTCATCAACAAAGCCCCGCGCGGAATAGAGGGTAAAGCCAAGGATCAACGCGCCCGCGATGTGCACGATGCGAAAGTTCCATGTTTCCATCGGGAAGGTCGGCAAAAGCGGGATGCGGATGCCGGTAAGCTCACCAATCGACATGCCGTTCAACGCGGCCATGTGAAAGAACGCATAGATGGCCGACATGGCCGCGACGACCAGATAGGTACGCCCGGTGAATATCCGACGGTTGCTCTCTACGGGTTCGTCATCAACCCCTTCAGCGACAATCGGGCCTTGGGGGTCGGCGCTATGCTGGTCTGTCATGGAAGCTCCCTTTCCCGACGATCATGCGGGATGATGGCAAGATGCCGCCCCGATTAGGGACGGCATGCAAGTTTGTCTAGGCGTTTGCTTAGTTACCGTAGATCATGTCGTCGGCAATATCGGCATCCGCGTTCTCTTTGAACCATGCCGCCGCACCGGGGTGCCATTTCAGAACTGTGTTCTTTTCCCAGTTCTCAGGCAGGGTCGATGCTGCTGCTTTGTGAATGCCCTTCATCCGCTCGTTGTCAGACATGACAACATCAACAGCCGCTTTGACGAAGGATTCCGGCAGATCGCAGTTGGCGATAGAGAAGTTCCACATGGAAACCGACCGCGCATCTGCTTCGAGCGTGGAATAGGTGCTTGATGCGATGTCAAACTGGGACACTGGGAATTCTTCGAGCAGTTTCGCCTGCTCTTCTTCGGTGAACTCGATGATGTTCACATCGGTCTGCACTTCGAGCTGGCTGACCGCTGGCACAGGCACACCTGCCGCGAATGCGATTACGTCCAGCAGACCATCTTGCAACTGACCACCCAGATCGGTCCAGCCGCCGTTGCGACGCTCATACTCCACGCCCAGCGTGTCCATCATGCGCGGGAAATAAGTGTCAGAGGTGGAGCCCGCCGGGCCAAAGCCGATCTTGGCACCTGCCGGAATGTCAGCCACGGTTTCGATGCCCGAGGACGCCAGAGCAGTCACCGAGAAAGGTGTCTGGTACATCGGGAACATCGCGCAGGCTTGGGTCATTTCCAGACCGGGTGCGATGGGGTTGGTCCCTGCCAGCGATTCCGCCGCCGGGCCCATTGTGGTCATGCCGAATGCCGCTTCGCCGGTATGGACCAGCGCCATGTTCTGCATCGGGCCACCAGTGACTTCGCCGCCGCCTGTCAGACCCAACTCTTTGGCCACGAGGTTCGCCCAACCGGAGCCATAGGCGAAATAGGTGCCGCCTTGGCTGGCGGTGCCCACGGTAAAGCTGCTTGGCCAACCGGTTTTATCAACGTCCTGTGCGACGGCGGCGCCTGCCAGAATGGTGCTGGCGGCGAGGATTGCGGTGAATTTCATGTCTCTCTCCCTTAGTTAACCTTACCAAACGTAAGCCTTTGATGCCCCGCTTGGCTGCTGTGTTCAGCTTGCCGCGCTAGTTAAATGTACTCCAACCCTCAGTGGCAAGACCGAAAATGCCACAGCTGCCCAGTTCGGGACCAAAGAAGCATTCTGCTGAAGGAATAGGTCAAAATGTCCTGAACTTTTAGGATTCTGAGCGCTGATCCGTGATCATGGGCGATTTGCATGGCCCCAACTTTCACGCCCATGCACGAAAAAGGGCGCGCGGCCTCACGCCACCCGCCCTTCTGCTTTAACACGCGGCCCAATTACTCAGGATCGCGGGATTGGTCATCGCCTTACGCCGCAGCCAACTCCTGCTCCAATTGTCGGGTCGGGGCGCCAGGCACCGGGGCGAGCGGTGCCAGAATTCGGTACAGCACAGGCGTCAGAAAAAGCGTGAAGACAGTGGCGAAGCCAAGCCCGCCCACGATGACCCAGCCGACGGCAATGCGCGCTTCGGCCCCGGCACCTGTGGCTGCGATCAAAGGCACCCCACCCAACACGGTCGAGACCATGGTCATCATCACAGGCCGCAAACGCAGGCGCATGGCGCTGCGGATCGCGGCATCAACCGTGGCCCCCGCTTCGCGCAATTGGTTGGCGAACTCCACGATCAAGATGCCGTTCTTGGCCATGATGCCGACTAAAAGCACCAAACCGATCTGGCTGTAGTAGTTCAGACTGCCGCCCGTCACGGCGATTGCCACCACCGCAGCACCCAACCCGAACGGCACGGCGAGCATGATAACGGCAGCAGAGATCAGGCTTTCGAACTGCGCCGACAGCACCAAGAGCACGATGACAAACGCAATGGCGAAGACCATATAGATGCCGTTCTCTGCCGTCTCTAGGCTGGCCGCTTCGCCGGTGAACACAAGGGTCACGCCTTCATCCAACTCATCGCGCGCCAGTTCCTCTAGCGCCGCTGCCGCCTCGCCCATGTCCACCCCGCTCGGCAGGGCCGCTTGGACCGCCACTGCGCGGTTGCCTTCCTCACGGCTGACCCGCGACAGGCCCGCCACCTGCTCAAACTGCGCCACGCTCGACAGGGGCAGAAAACTGCCCGTATCACCGCGCAGGGACACGGTGTTGAGGTCGGCAGGATCATTGATCGGGCGGCCACCCGGCTCGACCTGTACCGTGATCTCTTCACCGTTCAGAAACACCTCTGCGGCCTCTACCCCGGCGGTCATGGCGCTGATCGTGGCGTCGATCTCAGAAGGGGTCAGCCCATATTCCCGCGCTAGATCGGCATCAATTGTCACCTCAATCTCAGGGACATAGGCCTCTTCGCTAAGCTGCGCGCTTGAAAACAGCGCGGGCTGCGCCTGCATGGCGGCGACCAGCTTTTCTGCCTGCGCGGTCAGCAGCGCAGGGTTCGTCCCCGTAACCGCCGCCGTGAGGCCCGAGCCCCCGCCCCGAATGCCAAGGCTGTTGGGCGAACGAGCAAAGACGGTGAGGCCGGTGATCGCCTGAAACTCGCGGTTTAGTTCGGCCATGATCTCTTCTTGCGAACGGCCCCGCTCTGCCCAATCGGCAAGCTTCACGATAACAAAGGCCGATGTCCCCCCGCCAAGCCCGACGATGGATTGTACCGCCGCGACCTCACCGCTTTCGACATAGGGGGCCACCATGCTTTCGATCTGCTGCACTTGCTGATCGGTAAAGCTGGATGACACGCCCGATGGCGCACGGGCCCGAACCATGAAGGCTCCCCGGTCTTCAGTCGGGGTCAACGCACTGTTGAGCGAGCCATAGAGAGAGATTGAAAAGACCCCAAAGCACAGCGCCAACGCAACGACCAAGATCGGCAACGCGAGCGCCCGGTCCACCAGCCAAAGCAAGCCACGACCCAGCAGGCTGGCATCGCCCTCAGCGCCGTCCTTAACGGATTCCCCCGTGCGGCCCGGGTCCAAAAAGGCGGCCAGCATAGGGACCAGCGTCAACGCGACGAAAGACGAGATCGTCACGCAGAAAGCCAGCACAAAGCCGAACTCAAGGAAAATGCCTCCCGCCTGCCCCGGCAGGAACGAGATCGGGATAAAGACCGCTGCCAATGTGGCCGTGGTCGAGATGACGGCGAAGAAGACCTCGTTCGCCCCCTCAGCTGCCGCTGCGTACCGACCCAACCCTTCTTGCCGTTTGCGCACAACGTTTTCGACCACGACAATGGCGTCATCAACGACCATGCCGGTGGCCAAGACCAAGGCCAACAGCGTGATTGTGTTAACCGAAAACCCCGCCATCCAGATCGCCGCCAATGTCCCGATCAGCGCCACCGGAATGGTCAGCGCCGGGATTAGCACCGCTCGCCACGAGCGCAGGAATGCGTAGAGCACCAGCACCACGATCACCACGGCCAGCAGGATTGAACTCACAACCTCGTTCAGCGCCTGTTCGACATAGATGCCGTCATCGGCAGTCGTGACCATCTGCACCCCATCGGGCATATCCAGCTGCAAATCAGCCAAGGCGGCAGCAACGTCTTGGCTGATGGTCAGCGTATTTGCGACCGACTGGCGATAGACGTTGATCGCCACAGCAGCTTGTTCATTCACCCGCGCGAAAACCGTACGGTCCACGGCAGTCAACTGCACCAATGCCACGTCGCTCAAACGGGTATTCTTGTCGATCCGCAGGCTGGCGATGTCTTCGACCAACACATCTTCTGAGGCGAGTTTCAGGGTCAGTTTCTGATCTGCACTTTCCAAAGTGCCGAGTGCCGCGCTGTTATCAAGCTGTGCCAATGCGGTGGAGACATCCTCAACCGTAAGCCCCCGCCCCGTCAGTGCAGTCATGTTCAACCGCACGAGATACTCATACTCCTGCGTGCCCGCGACCTCGACCGTGGCGATCCCATCAATGCCACCCAATTCGGTCGCAACGCGGTCTTCGGCCAGCCGAGACAGGTCTTCAAGGCTGGCCGTGCCATAAAGGGCAATACGAATGATCGGATCGGCGTCTGCATCGTTCTTGCTAACCTCCGGCTCCAGATCGTCAGGCAATTGCCGGCTAAGCCCTGCCACGATCTCGCGCGCCTCATTCGAGGCTGTGTTGATATCCACGGATGACGACAATTCCAGCGTAATCCGCGAACTGCCAAAGCTGGACTGGGAGGAGATTGCTTCGACACCTTCCAGCGCGCTTAACGCATCCTCAAGCACCGCTGTGACTTCGGTATCGACCGTCTCAGGCGCAGCATTTTCATAAGTGGTGCGCACCGACAAAACAGGTTGATCAACGTTAGGCATCTCACGAATATCGACGCCAAGATACGCAGCGGCGCCTGCGATGATGATCAATAGATTCAGAACAACCGCCAAGACAGGCCGCTTGACGAACAGGCTGGAAAAACCTGCTTTGGGCGCGGGATCACTCATTTACAGAAGGCTCCTGCGCGTTGGGCCGAGGCGCTGTGCGCTCTTTGGTTTCCGCTTGGGCCAGTTGCAACGTCTGGACCTGCCCACCTTCGCGCAACTTTTGCACCCCTTCGACGACGATCTGATCGCCTTCAGCCAACGTGCCATCGACCCAGACGCGATCATCCAAACGATGCCGGATGATGACGGGCACGCGACGTACAGTGCCTTGCTCGGCCACGAAAACAGACGCGCCCTCGCGGCTCCACGCGATCGAAAGGGCCGGGATCGCGGGCATCGCCTCTTGCTCTTCTACCAATACCACATTGGCGATCATCCCATGGCGCAGCCCGGTGACATCGCCCTGAAGCTGCGCCTCTACGTCAATAAGCCGCGTGACTGGATCAATTTCAGTATCAATCGCGGTGATCTGCGCTTTGAATACCTGCCCGATACGCGAGGGCAGCAGCACATCCACCGACAGGCCCGGCTCCAGCACGGCAACGGCCCGTTCGGGCAAGGAAAAGCCCACCTTTAACTGCTCGGGCACGCTTACGGTGGTGATATGTGCGTTGGCGTTCAGATAGTCACCCAAGCGCGCGTCAATCAGGCCGACCACCCCATCAATAGGTGATCGGATGATGCGGCGGTCAAGCGCCAATTCGGCGCGGTCGACTGCCACCTGCGCGATGTCTGTCGTCGTCTGCGCCTCTTGGACCTGTACCGAGGTGACGGCCACAGACCCTGTCGCGCTTAGCCGTTCCACCCGTTCCAGTGCATTCTCCGCCTCAGCGAGCGACGCCTTCGCACTGTTAAGATCAAGCGTCTGGGTCCGTTGCTCTAGCCGTAGCAGCGGCGCATCTGCGGCCACCCTGTCACCCGGCGCGACCAGCAGTTCTTCGACTTGGCCGCTGGCCTCCGCCACCACTGCTACGCGTGCGGTGGATTCGACCGTGCCGACGGCCTGATATTCCAATGCATAGGGGCTAAGTTCGACGGGCTGCATGGTCACTGTGGCTGCGCGGTTGCCACCCGGAGGCCCACCGCCCGGTCGGCCTCCACCCGGACGCCCATCCGCAGCCGCACCTGCGCCAATGTCTTCCGTCGCAACTACACCTTCAGACGGCATCAGCCGATCCCCAAAGAGCCAATAGTTCACAGCAGCCACGGCCATCAGGCCGAGCAATAACTCCGCAATTCGCTTCATCGCAATCTCTTCCCGGTTAGCCGACTTGAAGCTGATACGCAGGGCCGGGAAATTTCCGTCGCTGAAAAATGCAGATTTTTCGCTTTTCTTTTCCTGAGCCGAAACAGATTAGCCCCGCCGCAAGAAACTTGCAGCGGGGCTTTGGATTTGGTGCTGAGGAAGAGCCCAAAAGGCTCAGACTTCGATAACCACTTTGCCCAGAGCCTTGCCGCTTTGCAGGCGCGCATAGGCGTCGCCGACCTCGGTTAGTGTGAATGTCGCGTCATCCAGCAATGGCTTCACCGTGCCCGCGTCCACCAATTTGGCAAGCTTGCCAAGGATGTCGCCATGCACCTCGCGGTTCACGTCATGCAGCATCGGCAACAGCATAAAGACGATATGCAGCGACAACCCGTTAAAATGCGCAGGCGAAAGATCAATCTCAGACAAGGCGACGGTCGTGACGACATGACCGTTCAACGCAGTGGCGGCGAAAGAGTTGGTCAGGTTCGCCCCGCCCACCGTGTCGAACACCGCGTCAAACCCTTTGCCTTGCGTGTGGCTGGCGACGTAATCTTCGATCTTTTCATCCATAAAATCAATTGGCCATGCGCCATAACCGCCGATCACCGAAAGCTGGTCATCCCCGGTGCCGGTTGCGGAAACATCTGCCCCCAGATGCCGCGCCAGTTGCACGGCCAGATGGCCAACACCGCCCGCGCCACCTTGCACGAGAACCTTCTGATCTGCCGAGACACCAGCGCGCTGCAACCCTTCCCAAGCAGTGATGCCAACCAGCGGCAGAGCGGCGGCCTCCCGCATCGACAGAGTTTTTGGTTTATGAGCGATCAGACGCGCATCCGCCCGCATGAATTCGGCCAGCGCACCTTGCAAATCGGCCAAGCCGCCCGCACAGCCATAGACTTCGTCACCGACAGCGAAACCTGTGACGCCTTCGCCGACCTCTTCGATCACACCAGCAAAATCCATACCCAGAACGGCAGGTAGATCGGGCGACAACGGCAGGTCTTTGCCCGCCCCTTTGATCATCGTGTCGATGGTGTTCACGCTGGTCGCTTTGACGCGCAGCACCACGTGGCCGGGGGTTACCATGGGACGTGGCAGATCGGCTTCGACAAATGGCGCATCGGCACCGTAGCTGGTTAGGGTCATGGACTTCATGGGGGTCTCTCCCGTTAACATTGCGTTGAGAACGATATAGACCAGCCGCCAGCCTCAGATAATTAGGCCAATTGTGAGTTCAGTTTCTTCACATTGAATATAATGCAGACCGCAGTAATGTAGCAAAGGTTGCTGAGCGCTTTGAGGATACGATACCTATGGACACCGACAACCTGCGCCTTTTTGTGATGGCCGCTGAATTGCTCAACATCTCTGCTGCCGGTCGCGCCTTGGGGATTGCGCCCGCCGTGGCCAGCGCACGGCTTGCCAAACTAGAGCAAGAATTGGGGGTCGAGCTTTTGCGGCGCACCAC of Sulfitobacter sp. DSM 110093 contains these proteins:
- a CDS encoding TAXI family TRAP transporter solute-binding subunit, whose product is MKFTAILAASTILAGAAVAQDVDKTGWPSSFTVGTASQGGTYFAYGSGWANLVAKELGLTGGGEVTGGPMQNMALVHTGEAAFGMTTMGPAAESLAGTNPIAPGLEMTQACAMFPMYQTPFSVTALASSGIETVADIPAGAKIGFGPAGSTSDTYFPRMMDTLGVEYERRNGGWTDLGGQLQDGLLDVIAFAAGVPVPAVSQLEVQTDVNIIEFTEEEQAKLLEEFPVSQFDIASSTYSTLEADARSVSMWNFSIANCDLPESFVKAAVDVVMSDNERMKGIHKAAASTLPENWEKNTVLKWHPGAAAWFKENADADIADDMIYGN
- a CDS encoding efflux RND transporter permease subunit, whose amino-acid sequence is MSDPAPKAGFSSLFVKRPVLAVVLNLLIIIAGAAAYLGVDIREMPNVDQPVLSVRTTYENAAPETVDTEVTAVLEDALSALEGVEAISSQSSFGSSRITLELSSSVDINTASNEAREIVAGLSRQLPDDLEPEVSKNDADADPIIRIALYGTASLEDLSRLAEDRVATELGGIDGIATVEVAGTQEYEYLVRLNMTALTGRGLTVEDVSTALAQLDNSAALGTLESADQKLTLKLASEDVLVEDIASLRIDKNTRLSDVALVQLTAVDRTVFARVNEQAAVAINVYRQSVANTLTISQDVAAALADLQLDMPDGVQMVTTADDGIYVEQALNEVVSSILLAVVIVVLVLYAFLRSWRAVLIPALTIPVALIGTLAAIWMAGFSVNTITLLALVLATGMVVDDAIVVVENVVRKRQEGLGRYAAAAEGANEVFFAVISTTATLAAVFIPISFLPGQAGGIFLEFGFVLAFCVTISSFVALTLVPMLAAFLDPGRTGESVKDGAEGDASLLGRGLLWLVDRALALPILVVALALCFGVFSISLYGSLNSALTPTEDRGAFMVRARAPSGVSSSFTDQQVQQIESMVAPYVESGEVAAVQSIVGLGGGTSAFVIVKLADWAERGRSQEEIMAELNREFQAITGLTVFARSPNSLGIRGGGSGLTAAVTGTNPALLTAQAEKLVAAMQAQPALFSSAQLSEEAYVPEIEVTIDADLAREYGLTPSEIDATISAMTAGVEAAEVFLNGEEITVQVEPGGRPINDPADLNTVSLRGDTGSFLPLSSVAQFEQVAGLSRVSREEGNRAVAVQAALPSGVDMGEAAAALEELARDELDEGVTLVFTGEAASLETAENGIYMVFAIAFVIVLLVLSAQFESLISAAVIMLAVPFGLGAAVVAIAVTGGSLNYYSQIGLVLLVGIMAKNGILIVEFANQLREAGATVDAAIRSAMRLRLRPVMMTMVSTVLGGVPLIAATGAGAEARIAVGWVIVGGLGFATVFTLFLTPVLYRILAPLAPVPGAPTRQLEQELAAA
- a CDS encoding efflux RND transporter periplasmic adaptor subunit, producing the protein MKRIAELLLGLMAVAAVNYWLFGDRLMPSEGVVATEDIGAGAAADGRPGGGRPGGGPPGGNRAATVTMQPVELSPYALEYQAVGTVESTARVAVVAEASGQVEELLVAPGDRVAADAPLLRLEQRTQTLDLNSAKASLAEAENALERVERLSATGSVAVTSVQVQEAQTTTDIAQVAVDRAELALDRRIIRSPIDGVVGLIDARLGDYLNANAHITTVSVPEQLKVGFSLPERAVAVLEPGLSVDVLLPSRIGQVFKAQITAIDTEIDPVTRLIDVEAQLQGDVTGLRHGMIANVVLVEEQEAMPAIPALSIAWSREGASVFVAEQGTVRRVPVIIRHRLDDRVWVDGTLAEGDQIVVEGVQKLREGGQVQTLQLAQAETKERTAPRPNAQEPSVNE
- a CDS encoding zinc-dependent alcohol dehydrogenase family protein; translated protein: MKSMTLTSYGADAPFVEADLPRPMVTPGHVVLRVKATSVNTIDTMIKGAGKDLPLSPDLPAVLGMDFAGVIEEVGEGVTGFAVGDEVYGCAGGLADLQGALAEFMRADARLIAHKPKTLSMREAAALPLVGITAWEGLQRAGVSADQKVLVQGGAGGVGHLAVQLARHLGADVSATGTGDDQLSVIGGYGAWPIDFMDEKIEDYVASHTQGKGFDAVFDTVGGANLTNSFAATALNGHVVTTVALSEIDLSPAHFNGLSLHIVFMLLPMLHDVNREVHGDILGKLAKLVDAGTVKPLLDDATFTLTEVGDAYARLQSGKALGKVVIEV